GTTTGATCTTCGGCGCTGGGATCGGCCGAGGATAGAGCATATTTACACGACAGACGTGAACAGTTCTCAAAAAGAGAAATTCGTGCTTGAAGAAAACGATAAAGCGTATACGTTACCTTTACCTGTGGAAGTAAAAGAGTTTGACTATAATCTGGAGAATATCAATCGTCCGGAGAGAAAAGGGGTTATTGTACAATAATTAAAAGAAGAATAGGATGAGAACAAATAAATTACTATCGTTAATCATTGTATTAGGTATGGGATTTTCAGCCTGTTATGATGAGAATGACATTCATACGACGAAGGGAGATATTCCTTATGAATTGAAGGAAGGAGGGGATGCGGTCGATCAATATATTTATAAATTTTATCAAGAGAACGGATCAATTATTATGGTTGATTACGATACGATTGATTACCAGTGGAACATGAGTGGACTAGCAAAAAATGTTTATCTGACAAAACAAGAAGACCGAGTAGTTTTGATGAAGGGGTTTTCTATGTTGGAAAAGACATTTTTAAATATCTATGATATAGACTTTAAAAAGAAGTATTTTCCATTGAAATTGTTGATTGGAAAACAAGTGGGCCGGATGAATTGGGGTGTACTGGAGGATAATGCGGCCTTAGCAGGTCTTAGTTATTTGGCTTTAGGAAAAATACGGGAAGGGGTAGAGAATTTATCAGAAGAAGAGTTGAGAAGCATGCGCGAGTCAACTAACGGAGTGTTCTGGCAAGAGTATCTATTACAAAATGGTATTATTCAAGTTCCGGAGAGTTTTTATGAAGTGAGTAAAGGGTATTATCAATCGTTTTTGGAATATTTACCGGAAAATGAGGGTGTGACTGATGTGGATGTAAGAGATTATGGTTTCTGGTATAGAGATCCTTCAAATTCTTATTCATTGGTGACACCTAATAAAGAAGGTGATTTTAAAGATTTTATGGGAGTAATTCTGACGGTTCCTTATGAAGAGTTAAAACCCGTGCTAGATGCTCATAGTAAATTGAAAGATAAATATGACATCTTGGTAAATTATTTTAAAATGAAATATCAGATTGATCTTGTTGCTATTGGAAATAAACAATTTAAATAATCAAGAATGAATGTAAGGACAGGAATACTAATCTTTGCCGGTTTATTACTGGCAAAGACTAGTGAAGCTCAGTTGTTTGGCAAAAAGTTGGGAGAGTTGAGTCCCGTGACAACCAAGCAGGATTCGGCGGTGGGTGCTAGTAATTATGCCGATATTTTAAAAGATGCGGAGGTGCATGAAGGGATGTTTAAAATATTCAAGAAAAAACAGAAAGTGTATTTTGAAATACCTCAATGTTTGTTGGATAAGGAAATGTTGCTTTCTTCACGGGTAACGGCTACAAGTAATAATACCGACGTGTCGGGAGGAGAAATGCCTCTTCATCCGTTATTGGTGAAATTTACACGGGATGATGAACAAGTGTATTTACATCGGTTGAGTCCGTTGAATCAATGCGACCCGATGTCCCCGATTTATCAATCATTGCAAAGAAATAATGTCGAGCCAATAATGGAGGCTTTTAAAATCGTGTGTGAGAATGCAGATTCTACCGGAATTGTGATTGATGTTTCTTTTTTCTTTTGTTCGGACCAGAAAGAATTAAGTCCTTTTAAACCGCGAACCCCGTTGAGTTTTATTCTTGGGGAGAATCCTTTGGAGGGGAGTTTTTCTAGTGATAAATCGACGATATTAGAAGTGAAATCATTTCCTTTAAATCTGAACATTAAAAGTCGGTTAGTGTATACCGTTGATGATTATCCTTTTACAGCTATTATGACTCGTTCGATCATTCTGTTACCGGATGAGCCTATGAGACCGCGTATATCTGATGTCCGAATCGGGTACTTCCCGTTACGAAAACATATTTATACGGAAAAGGTGGACGAGTTGAAAAAAGTAGATTATATCCAACGATGGCGAATCGAGCCTAAAGATGAGGATGTGGAGCGCTATCGTAATGGAGAACTTGTGGAACCGAAGAAGCCGATCGTGTGGTACATTGATCCCGCTATTCCGGAACGATGGAGAAAATACATTAAGTTAGGGGTTGAAGATTGGCAAGCGGCCTTTGAAGAAATTGGTTTTAAGAATGCGATAGTAGCTAAAGATTATCCGGTGGATGATCCGAATTTTGATCCGGATGATATTCGTTACTCGTGTTATCGTTATATTACTACAGAAACAGCCAATTCAATGGGGCCGGCTTGGATTGATCCTCGTTCGGGAGAAATCATACAGGCTGATGTATTATTCTACCATAACGTGATAAAGTTGTTGCATAACTGGCAATTTGTTCAATTAGCTCAGGTTGACCCTAAAGTGAGGGCAAAAGTGTTTGACGAGGAAACGATGGGGCGAGCATTGCGGTATGTCGCAGCTCATGAAATTGGTCATACACTTGGATTGATGCATAATATGGGGGCATCTTATGCTTACCCGGTAGATTCTTTGCGTTCCGTGACATTTACTCGGAAATATGGAACAACTCCTTCTATCATGGATTACGCTCGTTTTAATTATGTGGCGCAACCGGGAGACGAAGGTGTAAATTTACTTCCCCCACTTTTGGGAGTTTATGATAAATACGCCATAAAATGGGGATATGCGCCTATTGCAGTAGAG
The window above is part of the Butyricimonas paravirosa genome. Proteins encoded here:
- a CDS encoding putative zinc-binding metallopeptidase — encoded protein: MRTNKLLSLIIVLGMGFSACYDENDIHTTKGDIPYELKEGGDAVDQYIYKFYQENGSIIMVDYDTIDYQWNMSGLAKNVYLTKQEDRVVLMKGFSMLEKTFLNIYDIDFKKKYFPLKLLIGKQVGRMNWGVLEDNAALAGLSYLALGKIREGVENLSEEELRSMRESTNGVFWQEYLLQNGIIQVPESFYEVSKGYYQSFLEYLPENEGVTDVDVRDYGFWYRDPSNSYSLVTPNKEGDFKDFMGVILTVPYEELKPVLDAHSKLKDKYDILVNYFKMKYQIDLVAIGNKQFK
- a CDS encoding zinc-dependent metalloprotease — encoded protein: MNVRTGILIFAGLLLAKTSEAQLFGKKLGELSPVTTKQDSAVGASNYADILKDAEVHEGMFKIFKKKQKVYFEIPQCLLDKEMLLSSRVTATSNNTDVSGGEMPLHPLLVKFTRDDEQVYLHRLSPLNQCDPMSPIYQSLQRNNVEPIMEAFKIVCENADSTGIVIDVSFFFCSDQKELSPFKPRTPLSFILGENPLEGSFSSDKSTILEVKSFPLNLNIKSRLVYTVDDYPFTAIMTRSIILLPDEPMRPRISDVRIGYFPLRKHIYTEKVDELKKVDYIQRWRIEPKDEDVERYRNGELVEPKKPIVWYIDPAIPERWRKYIKLGVEDWQAAFEEIGFKNAIVAKDYPVDDPNFDPDDIRYSCYRYITTETANSMGPAWIDPRSGEIIQADVLFYHNVIKLLHNWQFVQLAQVDPKVRAKVFDEETMGRALRYVAAHEIGHTLGLMHNMGASYAYPVDSLRSVTFTRKYGTTPSIMDYARFNYVAQPGDEGVNLLPPLLGVYDKYAIKWGYAPIAVENPEAERPILNKWIQEKQDDPMYHYGPQQFSLFSIVDPSALSESLGNDCMKANRYGIENLKYITSHLLEWTYDEGVTFEKPEELYREIFSQYRRYIEHILVYLGGVYLDAPVMGDQKKAYKFVSKEKQQEALAFVLEQLRAFPDWYCQPEIERNFSFGNTKVAEYMGLVVGSLTSSGILSNLSVWEKQDGQDAYTPVEYMDDVYNLVMEPTLKRQDLNHYERVMQYNYILSLMMAEGKGITGEKGRRSLVEGDHTDICSCSTSHLHERMAMSPVDGSDTRIVANAVYHYELEKVYKLLKRVMNSGDRDTRAHYRNLYFEVSKFFEN